One stretch of Pseudoxanthomonas sp. Root65 DNA includes these proteins:
- the sufT gene encoding putative Fe-S cluster assembly protein SufT, which translates to MYSRSSEPVQFSRDCAAVLVPQGELVTLPAGSYGYITQALGGSYTVFVEGNLMRIAGRDADAIGKEPSEPLSLPDNASDEEVEALVWNQLRTCFDPEIPFNIVDLGLVYEANLTTREDGQRGVDVKMTLTAPGCGMGEILVDDVRSKLEMIPTVAEADVELVFDPPWGRHMMSDAAKLETGML; encoded by the coding sequence ATGTATTCCCGCAGCAGCGAACCCGTCCAATTCTCCCGCGACTGCGCCGCCGTGCTGGTGCCGCAGGGCGAACTCGTCACCCTGCCGGCCGGCAGCTATGGCTACATCACCCAGGCACTGGGCGGTAGCTATACGGTCTTCGTCGAAGGCAACCTGATGCGCATCGCCGGCCGCGATGCCGACGCCATCGGCAAGGAACCCTCCGAGCCGCTGTCGCTGCCCGACAATGCCAGCGACGAGGAGGTCGAGGCGCTGGTGTGGAACCAGCTGCGCACCTGCTTCGATCCGGAAATCCCGTTCAACATCGTCGACCTCGGCCTGGTGTACGAAGCCAACCTCACCACCCGCGAGGATGGCCAGCGCGGCGTCGACGTGAAGATGACGCTGACCGCGCCCGGCTGCGGCATGGGCGAGATCCTGGTCGACGACGTGCGCAGCAAGCTGGAGATGATTCCCACCGTGGCCGAGGCCGATGTCGAACTGGTGTTCGACCCGCCGTGGGGCCGCCACATGATGTCCGATGCCGCCAAGCTGGAAACCGGCATGCTCTGA
- a CDS encoding branched-chain amino acid aminotransferase, translating into MNAAPLTYRVTRNEKARTATERDAILASPGFGLHFTDHMVAITWDKAQGWHDAEVRAYGPLSLDPAASVLHYGQEIFEGIKAYRHADGSIWTFRPDANGKRLQRSAARLALPQLPVNEFVESLRQLVAIDGDWVPSAPETSLYFRPFMIATEAFLGVRAAQQAGYYVIASPAGAYFAKGVAPVAIWLSEDYARAAKGGTGAAKCGGNYAASLLPQQEAQAQGCSQVLFLDPVEGKYLEELGGMNVFLVYKDGHIVTPELSGSILEGITRDSIIQIARDRGHAVEERKVSIDEWKQGVAAGDIVEVFACGTAAVITPIGQLKGKGFEVGDLNAPAGEVTMGIRKELTDIQYGRLPDRHGWLVKLRD; encoded by the coding sequence ATGAACGCCGCCCCGTTGACCTACCGCGTGACCCGCAACGAGAAGGCCCGCACGGCCACCGAGCGCGACGCCATCCTCGCCAGCCCCGGGTTCGGCCTGCACTTCACCGACCACATGGTCGCCATCACCTGGGACAAGGCGCAGGGCTGGCACGACGCCGAAGTGCGCGCCTACGGTCCGCTGTCGCTCGACCCGGCCGCGTCGGTGCTGCATTACGGCCAGGAGATCTTCGAGGGCATCAAGGCCTACCGCCACGCCGACGGATCCATCTGGACCTTCCGTCCCGACGCCAACGGCAAGCGCCTGCAGCGCTCGGCCGCGCGCCTGGCGCTGCCGCAGCTGCCGGTCAACGAGTTCGTCGAATCGCTGCGCCAGCTGGTCGCCATCGACGGCGACTGGGTGCCGTCGGCGCCGGAGACCAGCCTGTACTTCCGTCCCTTCATGATCGCCACCGAGGCCTTCCTCGGCGTGCGTGCCGCGCAGCAGGCCGGCTACTACGTCATTGCCAGCCCGGCCGGCGCGTATTTCGCCAAGGGCGTGGCGCCGGTCGCCATCTGGCTGTCCGAGGACTATGCGCGCGCCGCCAAGGGCGGCACCGGCGCGGCCAAGTGCGGTGGCAACTACGCCGCGTCGCTGCTGCCGCAGCAGGAAGCGCAGGCCCAGGGCTGCTCGCAGGTGCTGTTCCTCGACCCGGTGGAAGGCAAGTACCTGGAAGAGCTGGGCGGCATGAACGTGTTCCTCGTCTACAAGGACGGCCACATCGTCACGCCGGAACTGTCGGGCAGCATCCTGGAAGGCATCACCCGAGACAGCATCATCCAGATCGCACGCGACCGCGGCCACGCCGTGGAAGAGCGCAAGGTGTCCATCGACGAATGGAAGCAGGGCGTCGCCGCTGGCGACATCGTCGAAGTGTTCGCCTGCGGCACCGCTGCCGTCATCACCCCGATCGGCCAGCTCAAGGGCAAGGGCTTTGAAGTGGGTGACCTCAACGCGCCCGCCGGTGAAGTGACCATGGGCATCCGCAAGGAGCTCACCGACATCCAGTACGGTCGCCTGCCGGACCGCCACGGCTGGCTGGTGAAGCTGCGCGACTGA
- a CDS encoding S8 family serine peptidase, with product MSGIAKRGSRVRLLCLSSAVLASLYALPAMAGRVDMSGLQVEEPGGYDRFIVKYRDGSTESADATQLQRSLSSAAATGVAKRGGRALGLQKLRRLAAGGADVVRADRKLDRVEAESLMRQLAADPNVEYVEVDQRMYPVLTPNDTRLSEQWGFGTTASGINVRPAWDKSTGAGVVVAVIDTGITNHADLNANILPGYDFISDTFVSRDGNGRDSNPNDEGDWNPVANECYSGSPVSNSSWHGTHVAGTVAAVTNNATGVAGTAFGAKVVPVRVLGRCGGLTSDIADAITWASGGTVSGVPANANPAEVINMSLGGGGSCSTTYQNAINGAVGRGTTVVVAAGNSNTNVSTAVPANCPNVVAVAATTSAGSRASFSNYGTGIDISAPGASILSTLNTGTTTPGSASYASYNGTSMAAPHVAGVVALMQAAAPSPLTPAQVESILKSTARALPGTCSGGCGAGIANADGAVVAAQGGTPPGGGTQTYTNGTDVSIPDNNTTGVTSTIAVSGRTGNAPSNAQVAVNIVHTYIGDLIVDLLAPDGSVYVLHNRTGGSADNINQTYTVNLSSEALNGSWRLRVRDRAGQDTGYINSWSVTF from the coding sequence ATGTCTGGAATTGCAAAGCGTGGTTCGCGTGTACGCCTGCTGTGCCTGTCGTCCGCCGTGCTGGCATCGCTGTACGCGTTGCCGGCGATGGCCGGTCGCGTGGACATGAGCGGCCTGCAGGTCGAAGAACCGGGCGGCTACGACCGCTTCATCGTCAAGTACCGCGACGGCAGCACGGAGAGTGCCGATGCGACGCAATTGCAGCGCTCGCTGAGCTCGGCGGCCGCCACCGGCGTCGCCAAGCGCGGCGGCCGCGCGCTGGGCCTGCAGAAGCTGCGCCGCCTGGCGGCGGGTGGGGCGGACGTGGTGCGTGCCGACCGGAAGCTGGACCGCGTGGAAGCCGAATCGCTGATGCGCCAGCTGGCGGCCGATCCGAACGTCGAATACGTGGAAGTCGATCAGCGCATGTATCCGGTGCTGACGCCCAACGACACGCGCCTGTCCGAGCAGTGGGGCTTCGGCACCACGGCGTCGGGCATCAACGTGCGTCCGGCCTGGGACAAGTCCACCGGCGCGGGCGTGGTGGTGGCGGTCATCGACACCGGCATCACCAATCATGCCGACCTCAACGCCAACATCCTGCCGGGCTACGACTTCATCAGCGACACCTTCGTCTCGCGCGACGGCAACGGTCGCGATTCCAACCCGAACGACGAAGGCGACTGGAACCCGGTGGCGAACGAGTGCTACAGCGGCTCGCCGGTCAGCAACTCCAGCTGGCACGGCACCCACGTGGCCGGCACGGTCGCGGCGGTGACCAACAACGCCACCGGCGTGGCCGGTACCGCGTTCGGCGCCAAGGTGGTGCCGGTGCGCGTGCTGGGGCGCTGCGGCGGCCTGACCTCGGACATCGCCGATGCCATCACCTGGGCCTCGGGCGGTACCGTCAGCGGCGTGCCCGCCAATGCCAATCCGGCCGAAGTGATCAACATGTCGCTGGGTGGCGGCGGCAGCTGCTCCACCACCTACCAGAATGCGATCAACGGTGCGGTCGGTCGCGGCACCACCGTGGTGGTGGCGGCCGGCAACAGCAACACCAACGTGTCCACCGCGGTGCCGGCGAACTGCCCGAACGTGGTGGCGGTGGCGGCGACGACGTCGGCCGGTTCGCGTGCCAGCTTCTCCAACTACGGCACCGGCATCGACATCTCCGCGCCGGGCGCGAGCATCCTGTCCACGCTCAACACGGGCACCACCACGCCGGGCAGCGCCAGCTACGCGTCGTACAACGGCACCTCGATGGCGGCCCCGCACGTGGCCGGCGTGGTGGCGCTGATGCAGGCGGCCGCGCCTTCGCCGCTGACCCCGGCGCAGGTGGAGAGCATCCTGAAGAGCACCGCGCGTGCGTTGCCGGGCACGTGCTCGGGCGGCTGCGGCGCGGGCATCGCCAATGCCGACGGTGCGGTGGTGGCGGCGCAGGGCGGCACGCCCCCGGGCGGCGGCACGCAGACCTACACCAACGGCACCGATGTCAGCATTCCCGACAACAACACCACCGGCGTGACCAGCACCATCGCCGTGTCGGGCCGCACCGGCAACGCGCCGAGCAATGCGCAGGTGGCGGTGAACATCGTGCACACCTACATCGGCGACCTGATCGTCGACCTGCTGGCGCCGGACGGCTCGGTGTACGTGCTGCACAACCGCACCGGCGGCAGTGCCGACAACATCAACCAGACCTACACGGTCAACCTGTCCAGCGAGGCCCTCAACGGCAGCTGGCGCCTGCGCGTGCGGGACCGTGCCGGTCAGGACACCGGCTACATCAACAGCTGGAGCGTCACCTTCTGA
- a CDS encoding YbaY family lipoprotein, with the protein MDLWLDIVAADGTALPPGSALKVEVRDGSWADGPARVLHRMETRTPADAALFRVELRLDALASGAIVWVHLDADGDGKVSVGDYITTQSYPLASHAAARMRVELRRVG; encoded by the coding sequence ATGGACCTCTGGCTGGACATCGTGGCTGCTGACGGGACCGCACTGCCGCCGGGCAGTGCGCTGAAGGTCGAAGTGCGCGACGGCTCCTGGGCGGATGGTCCGGCCCGTGTCCTGCATCGCATGGAAACCCGCACGCCAGCCGACGCAGCGCTGTTCCGCGTCGAGCTGCGCCTGGATGCGCTGGCATCCGGCGCCATCGTCTGGGTGCACCTGGATGCGGATGGCGACGGCAAGGTCTCCGTCGGCGACTACATCACGACGCAATCGTATCCATTGGCATCGCACGCGGCCGCGCGGATGCGCGTGGAACTGCGTCGGGTAGGCTGA
- a CDS encoding MvdC/MvdD family ATP grasp protein: MIVVISHPDDAHAMRVIRCLEERGEPVLLLDLAQLPRHATLTVDYRHGPRPQIRYRQADGTVHPLHEASAVWWRRPQAPDLSEVTDPQTHMFTANEWNEALNGLWQLLQDARWMNEPTRDDAASRKARQLRVAAEVGLRTPRTLITSDPDEARGFIRDLAPRDVIYKTFSCTHAIWRETRMLREADHAQLDTVQVAPVIFQEYVPARADLRVTVVDGRLFPAAIAWTPRAGSIDFRRNVGEATITAEVLPADVHDRVLALMERLGLVYGAIDLRRTPDDEYYFFEVNTAGEFLFIEDRTELPIASAIADWLAGRALSLPDAVPRASARPRAMPMDTIAS, translated from the coding sequence ATGATCGTGGTGATCTCCCATCCGGACGATGCACACGCCATGCGCGTGATCCGTTGCCTGGAAGAACGCGGTGAGCCGGTCCTGTTGCTGGACCTGGCCCAGCTGCCCCGCCATGCGACCCTGACGGTGGACTACCGGCATGGGCCGCGTCCGCAGATCCGCTATCGCCAGGCCGATGGCACGGTCCATCCGCTGCACGAGGCGAGCGCGGTCTGGTGGCGGCGCCCGCAGGCACCGGACCTGTCGGAGGTGACCGATCCGCAGACCCACATGTTCACCGCCAACGAGTGGAACGAGGCGCTGAACGGCCTCTGGCAGCTGCTACAGGACGCACGCTGGATGAACGAGCCGACCCGCGACGACGCCGCGTCGCGCAAGGCCCGCCAGTTGCGGGTGGCGGCGGAAGTCGGGCTGCGCACGCCGCGCACGCTGATCACCTCCGACCCCGACGAGGCGCGCGGCTTCATCCGCGACCTCGCGCCCCGGGACGTCATCTACAAGACCTTCTCGTGCACCCATGCCATCTGGCGCGAGACGCGCATGCTGCGGGAAGCGGACCACGCACAACTGGACACCGTGCAGGTCGCACCGGTGATCTTCCAGGAGTACGTGCCCGCCCGCGCCGACCTTCGCGTCACCGTGGTCGATGGCAGGCTCTTTCCGGCCGCCATCGCATGGACGCCGCGCGCCGGCTCGATCGATTTCCGTCGCAACGTGGGCGAAGCCACGATCACCGCCGAGGTCCTGCCCGCAGACGTGCACGACCGCGTGCTGGCGCTGATGGAACGGCTTGGCCTGGTCTACGGAGCGATCGACCTGCGACGCACGCCGGATGACGAGTACTACTTCTTCGAGGTGAACACCGCGGGCGAGTTCCTGTTCATCGAGGACCGCACCGAGCTGCCGATTGCCTCGGCGATCGCCGACTGGCTGGCGGGGCGGGCGCTCAGCCTACCCGACGCAGTTCCACGCGCATCCGCGCGGCCGCGTGCGATGCCAATGGATACGATTGCGTCGTGA
- a CDS encoding M12 family metallopeptidase has protein sequence MATKKNPPSRAAGGGSNDGGSGRSGEFRGAGPVRTALIRGDTFGVRPVQYVEVDGMAMFEGDIVLGTVEEVERMSDMLREESASGVVHAVMISGAQFQWPNCRVPFTIDAALPNQQRVTDAIAHWEANTRFRFVPRTTEADFVTFRTGSGCSAQVGRRGGQQFVNLAAGCTLGNTIHEIGHVVGLWHEQSREDRDMFVRINWEKIQSGFEHNFNQHITDGDDIGPYDYGSIMHYPLNAFSVDGSNTITPIVTVPPGTVIGQRAALSAGDIAAVNSRCPAVTIKESIKDNIADTRKEQIFDTRKEQIKDIRLDTRKELITDTLKEQIRDTVKEGVFDPGPTLAENVFTPGRPPIQVNPQINPQINPALAGSTPFAVATPHEATAASVAGTAAELDNELHQLAEELARLDAARGSLQAQYDQTRALLEQMLRQDDGAAG, from the coding sequence ATGGCAACCAAGAAGAATCCCCCATCGCGCGCCGCAGGCGGCGGATCGAACGATGGTGGCAGCGGCAGGTCGGGTGAGTTCAGGGGCGCGGGACCGGTGCGCACCGCGCTGATCCGCGGCGACACCTTCGGCGTCAGGCCCGTGCAGTACGTCGAGGTCGATGGCATGGCGATGTTCGAAGGCGATATCGTGCTGGGCACGGTGGAGGAAGTGGAGCGCATGTCGGACATGCTGCGCGAGGAAAGCGCGTCGGGCGTCGTGCATGCGGTGATGATCTCCGGCGCGCAGTTCCAGTGGCCCAACTGCCGCGTGCCCTTCACGATCGACGCAGCGCTGCCCAACCAGCAGCGGGTGACCGACGCGATCGCGCACTGGGAGGCCAACACGCGCTTCCGCTTCGTGCCGCGGACGACCGAAGCCGACTTCGTCACCTTCCGCACCGGCTCGGGCTGCTCCGCGCAGGTCGGGCGGCGCGGCGGCCAGCAGTTCGTCAACCTCGCGGCGGGCTGCACGCTGGGCAACACGATCCACGAGATCGGCCATGTGGTCGGGCTGTGGCACGAACAGAGCCGCGAGGACCGCGATATGTTCGTCCGCATCAACTGGGAGAAGATCCAGTCCGGCTTCGAGCACAACTTCAACCAGCACATCACCGACGGCGACGACATCGGGCCCTACGACTACGGCTCGATCATGCACTACCCGCTGAACGCGTTCAGCGTGGACGGCAGCAACACCATCACGCCGATCGTCACGGTGCCGCCCGGCACGGTGATCGGCCAGCGCGCGGCGCTGTCGGCCGGCGATATCGCGGCGGTCAATTCGCGCTGCCCCGCCGTGACCATCAAGGAATCGATCAAGGACAACATCGCCGATACCCGCAAGGAACAGATCTTCGATACGCGCAAGGAGCAGATCAAGGACATCCGGCTGGACACGCGCAAGGAACTGATCACCGACACGCTGAAAGAACAGATCCGCGACACGGTCAAGGAAGGCGTGTTCGACCCCGGCCCGACCCTGGCCGAGAACGTGTTCACGCCCGGACGGCCGCCCATCCAGGTGAACCCGCAGATCAATCCGCAGATCAATCCCGCACTCGCCGGCAGCACGCCGTTCGCGGTGGCCACGCCCCACGAGGCCACGGCCGCCAGCGTCGCGGGTACGGCGGCCGAGCTGGACAACGAACTGCATCAGCTGGCGGAAGAACTGGCGCGGCTGGATGCCGCCCGCGGCTCGCTGCAGGCCCAGTACGACCAGACCCGCGCACTGCTGGAGCAGATGCTGCGGCAGGACGACGGCGCGGCCGGCTGA
- a CDS encoding EAL domain-containing protein, producing MTTRRAVHVGFAAMLLGYWAGLAAGIDAHWFTHGIYVAVMIAATAMLYLRAARIREERSAWALLALGFTPWTLGWVLHLGGEALGNPWISPGPIDMFWMSLYPFAMAALFQLGRQLSGLGTALLTDILTITLVTAGLVTALALPPLLATESLGELGRLIVVAYQVGDSILAAIAVVAFALAGRQVSVAWMLLAAAILTLGVADTAWTLEAAATGPVPGMIASNALYPLGPVLAAAAAWQAPRDRSTRFTGAEIRIHAAVVLGVLLGIGLLAANEWIAVPAVSVLLVAMGLAAAMHRIWRALLKVLRTTRSAARERELVNDVRHALAAGDLQLHYQPLVDLRTGAVHGVEALLRWDARRPDEFLPAVERTDLIRAITDFVLDRALDDLAGWRASGHDIGVSINLAAANLGEIDLPERVANALLQHRLPGHLLTLEITETAALGEGALPDRVVAALSAAGVAFSIDDFGTGHSSLVRIARFPITEIKIDRSFVNDMKHAKLPIVATSITLARSLGMRVVAEGVEDAETMAQLRMLGCDIGQGYYFSRPVTRGELSRWLLRAPVARESAGGSG from the coding sequence ATGACGACGCGACGCGCGGTACACGTGGGATTCGCTGCCATGCTGCTCGGGTACTGGGCAGGATTGGCGGCGGGCATCGACGCGCACTGGTTCACGCACGGGATCTACGTTGCGGTGATGATCGCTGCCACCGCCATGCTCTACCTGCGTGCGGCCCGGATCCGCGAGGAACGTTCGGCATGGGCGCTGCTCGCGTTGGGGTTCACTCCGTGGACGCTGGGTTGGGTGCTGCATCTGGGTGGCGAGGCATTGGGAAATCCCTGGATATCACCGGGCCCCATCGACATGTTCTGGATGTCGCTGTATCCGTTCGCGATGGCGGCGCTGTTCCAGCTCGGGCGCCAATTGAGTGGACTGGGCACGGCGCTGCTCACGGACATCCTGACCATCACCCTGGTGACCGCGGGCCTGGTGACCGCGCTGGCGCTTCCACCGCTGCTGGCGACCGAAAGCCTCGGTGAACTCGGCCGCCTCATCGTGGTCGCCTATCAGGTCGGCGACAGCATCCTCGCCGCCATCGCGGTGGTGGCGTTCGCGCTCGCCGGCAGGCAGGTCAGTGTCGCCTGGATGCTGCTCGCCGCCGCGATCCTCACGCTGGGCGTCGCCGACACCGCCTGGACGTTGGAAGCCGCCGCCACCGGTCCGGTGCCGGGCATGATCGCGTCCAACGCGCTCTATCCGCTCGGACCCGTGCTGGCCGCCGCGGCGGCGTGGCAGGCACCGCGCGATCGCAGCACCCGCTTCACCGGCGCCGAGATACGCATCCATGCGGCCGTCGTGCTGGGGGTGCTGCTCGGCATCGGTTTGCTGGCGGCGAACGAATGGATCGCCGTTCCCGCCGTGTCGGTGCTGCTGGTGGCGATGGGCCTGGCGGCGGCCATGCACCGGATCTGGCGGGCATTGCTGAAGGTCCTGCGCACCACGCGCTCCGCCGCACGGGAGCGGGAACTCGTCAACGACGTCCGTCATGCGCTCGCCGCCGGCGATCTCCAGCTGCACTATCAACCATTGGTCGACCTCCGGACAGGCGCGGTGCATGGCGTCGAAGCGCTGCTGCGGTGGGACGCGCGGCGTCCAGACGAGTTCCTGCCCGCGGTCGAGCGCACCGATCTCATTCGGGCGATCACCGACTTCGTGCTGGATCGCGCGCTCGACGATCTTGCAGGGTGGCGCGCATCGGGTCACGACATCGGGGTATCCATCAATCTCGCCGCCGCGAATCTCGGCGAGATCGATCTGCCCGAACGCGTCGCCAATGCGCTGCTCCAGCACCGGCTGCCGGGCCATCTGCTGACACTGGAAATCACCGAGACCGCCGCCTTGGGCGAGGGCGCGCTCCCCGATCGGGTGGTCGCCGCCTTGAGCGCCGCGGGCGTGGCGTTTTCCATCGATGATTTCGGCACCGGGCATTCCTCCCTGGTGCGCATTGCCCGCTTCCCGATCACCGAGATCAAGATCGACCGCTCCTTCGTGAACGATATGAAGCACGCCAAGCTCCCGATCGTCGCCACCAGCATCACCCTCGCCCGCAGTCTCGGCATGCGCGTCGTCGCAGAAGGTGTCGAGGACGCCGAGACCATGGCGCAGCTGCGCATGCTCGGCTGCGACATCGGCCAGGGCTATTACTTCTCCAGGCCGGTGACGCGGGGTGAGCTGAGTCGATGGTTGCTTCGGGCACCGGTAGCGCGCGAATCCGCGGGTGGTTCGGGCTGA
- a CDS encoding DUF4287 domain-containing protein has product MATNEKMKGPASYFPSIEKRYGRPVEHWFKILEAVSDRKHMEQVALLKTEHKMGHGHANALVAYHRTKHGG; this is encoded by the coding sequence ATGGCGACGAACGAAAAGATGAAAGGTCCGGCTTCCTACTTCCCCTCGATAGAGAAGCGGTACGGCAGGCCCGTCGAGCACTGGTTCAAGATCCTGGAGGCCGTCAGCGACCGCAAGCACATGGAGCAGGTGGCGTTGTTGAAGACGGAGCACAAGATGGGCCACGGACACGCGAATGCGCTGGTGGCTTATCACAGGACGAAGCACGGGGGTTAG
- a CDS encoding GNAT family N-acetyltransferase, which yields MKTDWRFEESEQRRHYVIEPWLDGRRVGRAHGWFEPGESFVLEKIEIDSRQRSRGYGSTVIEQLRQKAREKACRELVINNVRSSNHRAIALYEAMGAKAVPLSASLCAFVITPP from the coding sequence ATGAAAACGGACTGGCGCTTTGAAGAGAGCGAGCAGCGGCGTCACTATGTCATCGAGCCATGGCTCGATGGACGCCGGGTAGGTCGTGCCCATGGCTGGTTCGAGCCCGGCGAGAGCTTCGTGCTGGAGAAGATCGAGATCGATTCGAGACAGCGCTCGCGTGGCTATGGCAGTACGGTGATCGAGCAGCTGCGACAGAAAGCGCGTGAGAAGGCGTGCCGCGAGCTGGTGATCAACAATGTGCGTTCCAGCAACCACCGGGCTATTGCGCTGTATGAGGCCATGGGCGCAAAGGCTGTCCCACTGTCGGCAAGCCTCTGCGCGTTCGTCATCACGCCGCCGTAG
- a CDS encoding asparaginase domain-containing protein: MDELLIVTTGGTIDKIYFDDKSDYQIGDPQIGMILRELGVTFRFTVIPILRKDSLHITDEDRELIRATIAAQPTRHVLVTHGTDSMVQTGHVLASITDKTIVMTGALSPARFRGSDAEFNIGCAIGAVQSLPTGVYIAMNGRIWDPAKVRKNVAANRFEAI; encoded by the coding sequence ATGGACGAGCTGCTGATCGTCACCACCGGTGGCACGATCGACAAGATCTACTTCGACGACAAGTCCGACTACCAGATCGGCGACCCGCAGATCGGCATGATCCTGCGCGAGCTGGGGGTGACGTTCCGTTTCACGGTCATCCCGATCCTGCGCAAGGACTCGCTGCATATCACCGACGAGGACCGCGAGCTGATCCGCGCCACCATCGCGGCGCAGCCGACCCGGCACGTGCTGGTGACGCATGGCACCGACAGCATGGTGCAGACCGGCCATGTGCTGGCCTCGATCACCGACAAGACCATCGTCATGACCGGCGCCCTCAGCCCCGCCCGCTTCCGCGGCTCGGACGCGGAGTTCAACATCGGCTGCGCGATCGGCGCCGTGCAGTCGCTGCCGACGGGCGTGTACATCGCCATGAACGGACGGATCTGGGATCCGGCGAAAGTGCGGAAGAATGTGGCGGCGAACCGGTTCGAGGCGATTTGA
- a CDS encoding DUF2069 domain-containing protein, with protein MDRSRLLLAGLLQLLAILYAVWFWGDRQYTLALLVFALPPILLMIGVMARRRTAAFWAGVFALFWFSHAVMVAWADPVKAKFAWVGIVLSIGIVLATSWPAFAKRFGRKG; from the coding sequence ATGGACCGCTCGCGCCTGCTGCTCGCCGGCCTGCTGCAACTGCTGGCCATCCTGTATGCCGTATGGTTCTGGGGCGACCGCCAGTACACGCTGGCGTTGCTGGTGTTCGCACTGCCGCCGATCCTGTTGATGATCGGGGTGATGGCGCGCCGGCGTACGGCGGCGTTCTGGGCCGGCGTGTTCGCGCTGTTCTGGTTCTCTCACGCAGTGATGGTGGCGTGGGCCGACCCGGTGAAGGCGAAGTTCGCTTGGGTGGGCATCGTGCTGTCCATCGGCATCGTGCTGGCGACCAGCTGGCCGGCGTTCGCCAAGCGGTTCGGCAGGAAGGGATGA
- the wrbA gene encoding NAD(P)H:quinone oxidoreductase codes for MPEILVLYYSRGGSVARLARQIARGVGEVDGMSARLRSVPPVAAVTQQAAPPVPEDGAPYVDRQDLADCAGLILGSPTRFGNMAAPVKHFIDGLGAEWASGTLVGKPAAVFTSTATQHGGQESTLLSMQVPLLHHGCVIVGIPFTEPQLSSTRTGGTPYGASHVAGGDDDPQPSEEEAALARALGRRVADIARRLGVN; via the coding sequence ATGCCCGAGATCCTGGTGCTCTACTACAGCCGCGGCGGCTCCGTGGCGCGGCTGGCGCGGCAGATCGCGCGTGGCGTGGGCGAAGTGGACGGCATGTCCGCACGGCTGCGCAGCGTGCCGCCGGTGGCGGCGGTGACCCAGCAGGCCGCACCGCCCGTGCCCGAAGACGGCGCGCCTTACGTGGACAGGCAGGACCTGGCCGACTGCGCCGGCCTGATCCTGGGCAGCCCCACCCGCTTCGGCAACATGGCCGCGCCGGTCAAGCACTTCATCGACGGCCTGGGCGCCGAATGGGCCAGCGGCACGCTGGTCGGCAAGCCGGCGGCGGTGTTCACCTCCACCGCCACCCAGCACGGCGGGCAGGAATCCACGCTGCTGTCGATGCAGGTACCGCTGCTGCACCACGGCTGCGTGATCGTCGGCATTCCCTTCACCGAGCCGCAGCTCAGCAGCACGCGCACCGGCGGCACGCCGTATGGCGCCAGCCATGTGGCCGGTGGCGACGACGACCCGCAGCCCAGCGAGGAGGAAGCCGCACTCGCCCGCGCGCTCGGCCGCCGCGTGGCGGATATCGCCCGTCGCCTGGGGGTGAACTGA